The following proteins are encoded in a genomic region of Coffea eugenioides isolate CCC68of unplaced genomic scaffold, Ceug_1.0 ScVebR1_1990;HRSCAF=2936, whole genome shotgun sequence:
- the LOC113756110 gene encoding uncharacterized protein LOC113756110 produces MTLVEFTTITPFLRSNAPFEALYGRKCCSPIYWDEVGEKKVLDPTVIPWMEDAQEKVKLICQRLQTAQSRQKSYADNRRKHLEFEIGDRVFLKITPLRSVTMGKGKKLQLRFVGPFTILQRVGKVAYRLKLPPSLSRIHDVFHVSMLKKYYPDPTHIVQPEQIEVDEALTYEEKPVRLLDRKAKELRNKQIPLVKILWKNHRVEEATWEMEEEMQKKYPELFYNP; encoded by the coding sequence ATGACTTTAGTAGAATTCACTACAATAACACCATTCCTCCGTTCAAATGCACCGTTTGAGGCTCTCTATGGACGAAAGTGTTGTTCACCTatatattgggatgaagtaggggaaAAGAAGGTCTTGGACCCAACAGtcattccatggatggaggatgcTCAAGAAAAGGTTAAGTTGATATGTCagagactccaaacagctcaaagtcgccaaaagagctacgcggacaaCCGAAGGaaacatttggagtttgaaattggagaccgtgttttccttaAAATTACACCACTACGAAGCGTTACAatgggtaaaggaaagaaacttcaactaAGATTCGTAGGACCTTTCACGATTCTCCAACGAGTTGGGAAAGTGGCGTACCGACTCAAATTACCACCGAGTTTATCCCGAATTCATGACGTCTTTCATGTGTCGATGCTTAAAAAGTACTATCCTGACCCAACACATATTGTGCAACCGGAGCAGATTGAGGTGGATGAAGCCCttacctatgaggagaaacctgtGCGTTTACTGGATCGAAAGGCTAAGGAGCTGAGAAATAAACAGATTCCATTAGTGAAAATCCTGTGGAAGAACCACAGGGTAGAAGAAGCGACCTGGGAGATGGAGgaggagatgcaaaagaaataccctgagctTTTTTATAACccag